A genomic segment from Paramormyrops kingsleyae isolate MSU_618 unplaced genomic scaffold, PKINGS_0.4 ups180, whole genome shotgun sequence encodes:
- the LOC111842578 gene encoding uncharacterized protein isoform X2 — protein MGRKKVPCPLCHVSYMNVTVHLRDVHNIASSKERKLLVSCKTGRFAGPLDCPITDCPAKQLIRLDKHLQLNHDLSDEEIKTTVHQAKCAAAKKAVLKHREEIKEKDNEMEIMKRRIEELECRLEQFEGPNRDKSGDSQVMHKIFFFDKILPDYKESLFRVGDNRRRAQNMKQELGYVNGFIKFMWGSSMETAPGHLKFLNDPSKLNNWVKDLSQKFKVTTCRNYLLSVCKFLQFLIDRRPTAVRLGQRILQGLLRHLKMQRSAIAKEIVVHRQCVKDSKRKRMPTRDDLCDLITELRSRIPDALDALSEDPSNINIRNKTIGALATYIFVCTGHRVSVLVNLTTVEFQECQVIDDQYVINVSSHKTSASFGRAKIALTSREHFWIQQFNEMRPKLPGYCYNPVTLFFSSSGEPLNKLCELVQKACLDCGMPRGFGVTDRFYVAEPELADLHRGRALLNDALGIGKKKATMQPMKSNKRYSRRLIDSDEDDCQEAVDLSEPVPSQLSMEVVASEHEKEADIIYMPLEVGEEVVEVGQQEGEVERDMDEVQEDMEQWEADMDEGEEDVQEVEKDMDEGEEDVQEVEKDMEEGEEYMQQWQSDMEEAEEDQEEVEKDEEEEHNIDFKFVIDSDKEEEVNHELPSPLPKYVEDIEGRKLRCRRRLVYPESLKAMVRQKFTSYWNQKITTQMINTTLMNNEDLLLSCKVLRMTIDNLRGLIKLLQRQDSVTIIDNERPGVSKALIF, from the exons ATGGGTCGTAAAAAGGTGCCTTGCCCATTGTGTCACGTATCCTATATGAATGTGACAGTACATTTAAGAGATGTACATAACATTGCAAGCAGCAAGGAGCGAAAGCTCCTCGTTTCTTGTAAGACGGGCCGGTTTGCTGGTCCACTAGACTGCCCAATCACTGATTGCCCTGCAAAACAATTAATTCGGCTAGACAAGCACCTGCAACTAAATCATGATTTAAGTGATGAAGAGATTAAGACCACGGTTCACCAAGCAAAATGTGCAGCTGCCAAAAAGGCAGTTTTAAAGCACAGAGAAGAAATAAAGGAGAAAGATAATGAGATGGAAATAATGAAGCGCCGAATCGAGGAGCTTGAGTGCCGCCTTGAGCAATTTGAGGGGCCGAATCGGGACAAATCAGGCGATAGCCAAGTAATGCATAAGATCTTCTTCTTTG ATAAAATTCTTCCAGATTATAAGGAGAGCTTATTCCGTGTTGGTGACAACAGGAGAAGAGCTCAAAACATGAAGCAGGAGCTAGGTTATGTCAATGGCTTCATCAAGTTCATGTGGGGCTCTTCAATGGAAACAGCACCTGGTCACCTGAAATTTCTTAATGACCCCAGTAAATTAAATAACTGGGTGAAGGATTTGTCACAAAAATTTAAGGTCACGACCTGCAGAAACTATCTGCTTTCAGTTTGCAAGTTTTTGCAATTTCTCATCGATAGACGGCCAACAGCTGTCCGCCTTGGCCAGAGAATTTTACAGGGTCTGCTAcggcatttaaaaatgcaaagaagTGCCATAGCTAAAGAAATTGTAGTGCACAGGCAATGTGTTAAAGATTCTAAAAGAAAGAGGATGCCTACCAGAGACGACCTATGTGACCTCATCACGGAGCTACGGAGCAGAATTCCAGATGCTCTTG ATGCACTCTCTGAAGACCCGAGTAACATTAATATAAGGAACAAGACCATAGGGGCGTTGGCAACATATATATTTGTCTGCACCGGGCACCGTGTGAGTGTTTTGGTCAACCTCACAACGGTTGAATTTCAGGAGTGCCAGGTGATCGATGATCAGTATGTCATCAAT GTCTCCAGCCACAAGACATCGGCCTCATTTGGGAGGGCAAAAATTGCCCTCACTAGCAGGGAGCATTTTTGGATACAGCAGTTTAATGAAATGAGACCAAAACTGCCAGGATACTGTTACAATCCTGTCACCTTATTTTTTTCATCGTCTGGAGAGCCTCTGAACAAGCTCTGTGAGCTTGTTCAGAAAGCATGTCTTGATTGTGGGATGCCCCGGGGATTCGGCGTTACGGAC CGGTTTTACGTCGCCGAACCTGAACTGGCTGATCTTCACCGTGGTCGAGCTCTTCTTAATGATGCCCTGGGCATTGGTAAAAAGAAGGCTACCATGCAGCCAATGAAAAGTAATAAACGGTATTCGAGACGGCTGATTGACTCTGATGAAGATGACTGTCAGGAGGCAGTTGATTTGTCAGAGCCAGTTCCCAGTCAGCTTTCAATGGAAGTTGTTGCCAGTGAACATGAGAAAGAAGCAG ATATTATCTACATGCCTCTTGAAGTTGGAGAAGAAGTGGTCGAGGTCGGACAACAAGAGGGAGAAGTGGAGAGAGATATGGATGAAGTGCAGGAAGATATGGAGCAATGGGAGGCAGATATGGATGAAGGGGAAGAAGATGTGCAGGAAGTGGAGAAAGATATGGATGAAGGGGAAGAAGATGTGCAGGAAGTGGAGAAAGATATGGAGGAAGGGGAAGAATATATGCAGCAATGGCAGAGCGATATGGAGGAAGCAGAGGAAGATCAGGAGGAAGTGGAGaaagatgaggaggaggaacaTAACATTGATTTTAAGTTTGTTATTGATAGTGACAAGGAAGAGGAAGTTAACCATGAG CTTCCCAGTCCGCTACCGAAATATGTGGAAGACATAGAGGGAAGG AAATTAAGATGCAGACGAAGACTTGTTTATCCAGAATCCCTAAAGGCAATGGTGAGGCAGAAGTTTACTAGCTACTGGAACCAAAAAATTACAACACAAATG ATAAACACaactttaatgaataatgaAGACTTGCTGCTATCGTGCAAAGTGTTACGAATGACCATTGACAACTTGAGGGGCTTAATCAAGCTACTACAACG acaaGACTCAGTGACCATAATCGACAATGAACGTCCAGGTGTCAGTAAAGCTCTTATTTTTTAA
- the LOC111842578 gene encoding uncharacterized protein isoform X1 translates to MGRKKVPCPLCHVSYMNVTVHLRDVHNIASSKERKLLVSCKTGRFAGPLDCPITDCPAKQLIRLDKHLQLNHDLSDEEIKTTVHQAKCAAAKKAVLKHREEIKEKDNEMEIMKRRIEELECRLEQFEGPNRDKSGDSQVMHKIFFFDKILPDYKESLFRVGDNRRRAQNMKQELGYVNGFIKFMWGSSMETAPGHLKFLNDPSKLNNWVKDLSQKFKVTTCRNYLLSVCKFLQFLIDRRPTAVRLGQRILQGLLRHLKMQRSAIAKEIVVHRQCVKDSKRKRMPTRDDLCDLITELRSRIPDALDALSEDPSNINIRNKTIGALATYIFVCTGHRVSVLVNLTTVEFQECQVIDDQYVINVSSHKTSASFGRAKIALTSREHFWIQQFNEMRPKLPGYCYNPVTLFFSSSGEPLNKLCELVQKACLDCGMPRGFGVTDIRSAVSTCVQRSLPEEQRRLVAQIMCHSVETADRFYVAEPELADLHRGRALLNDALGIGKKKATMQPMKSNKRYSRRLIDSDEDDCQEAVDLSEPVPSQLSMEVVASEHEKEADIIYMPLEVGEEVVEVGQQEGEVERDMDEVQEDMEQWEADMDEGEEDVQEVEKDMDEGEEDVQEVEKDMEEGEEYMQQWQSDMEEAEEDQEEVEKDEEEEHNIDFKFVIDSDKEEEVNHELPSPLPKYVEDIEGRKLRCRRRLVYPESLKAMVRQKFTSYWNQKITTQMINTTLMNNEDLLLSCKVLRMTIDNLRGLIKLLQRQDSVTIIDNERPGVSKALIF, encoded by the exons ATGGGTCGTAAAAAGGTGCCTTGCCCATTGTGTCACGTATCCTATATGAATGTGACAGTACATTTAAGAGATGTACATAACATTGCAAGCAGCAAGGAGCGAAAGCTCCTCGTTTCTTGTAAGACGGGCCGGTTTGCTGGTCCACTAGACTGCCCAATCACTGATTGCCCTGCAAAACAATTAATTCGGCTAGACAAGCACCTGCAACTAAATCATGATTTAAGTGATGAAGAGATTAAGACCACGGTTCACCAAGCAAAATGTGCAGCTGCCAAAAAGGCAGTTTTAAAGCACAGAGAAGAAATAAAGGAGAAAGATAATGAGATGGAAATAATGAAGCGCCGAATCGAGGAGCTTGAGTGCCGCCTTGAGCAATTTGAGGGGCCGAATCGGGACAAATCAGGCGATAGCCAAGTAATGCATAAGATCTTCTTCTTTG ATAAAATTCTTCCAGATTATAAGGAGAGCTTATTCCGTGTTGGTGACAACAGGAGAAGAGCTCAAAACATGAAGCAGGAGCTAGGTTATGTCAATGGCTTCATCAAGTTCATGTGGGGCTCTTCAATGGAAACAGCACCTGGTCACCTGAAATTTCTTAATGACCCCAGTAAATTAAATAACTGGGTGAAGGATTTGTCACAAAAATTTAAGGTCACGACCTGCAGAAACTATCTGCTTTCAGTTTGCAAGTTTTTGCAATTTCTCATCGATAGACGGCCAACAGCTGTCCGCCTTGGCCAGAGAATTTTACAGGGTCTGCTAcggcatttaaaaatgcaaagaagTGCCATAGCTAAAGAAATTGTAGTGCACAGGCAATGTGTTAAAGATTCTAAAAGAAAGAGGATGCCTACCAGAGACGACCTATGTGACCTCATCACGGAGCTACGGAGCAGAATTCCAGATGCTCTTG ATGCACTCTCTGAAGACCCGAGTAACATTAATATAAGGAACAAGACCATAGGGGCGTTGGCAACATATATATTTGTCTGCACCGGGCACCGTGTGAGTGTTTTGGTCAACCTCACAACGGTTGAATTTCAGGAGTGCCAGGTGATCGATGATCAGTATGTCATCAAT GTCTCCAGCCACAAGACATCGGCCTCATTTGGGAGGGCAAAAATTGCCCTCACTAGCAGGGAGCATTTTTGGATACAGCAGTTTAATGAAATGAGACCAAAACTGCCAGGATACTGTTACAATCCTGTCACCTTATTTTTTTCATCGTCTGGAGAGCCTCTGAACAAGCTCTGTGAGCTTGTTCAGAAAGCATGTCTTGATTGTGGGATGCCCCGGGGATTCGGCGTTACGGACATCCGGTCCGCCGTTTCGACTTGT GTACAGAGAAGCCTGCCCGAAGAGCAGCGCCGACTGGTGGCCCAAATCATGTGCCACAGTGTCGAAACGGCGGACCGGTTTTACGTCGCCGAACCTGAACTGGCTGATCTTCACCGTGGTCGAGCTCTTCTTAATGATGCCCTGGGCATTGGTAAAAAGAAGGCTACCATGCAGCCAATGAAAAGTAATAAACGGTATTCGAGACGGCTGATTGACTCTGATGAAGATGACTGTCAGGAGGCAGTTGATTTGTCAGAGCCAGTTCCCAGTCAGCTTTCAATGGAAGTTGTTGCCAGTGAACATGAGAAAGAAGCAG ATATTATCTACATGCCTCTTGAAGTTGGAGAAGAAGTGGTCGAGGTCGGACAACAAGAGGGAGAAGTGGAGAGAGATATGGATGAAGTGCAGGAAGATATGGAGCAATGGGAGGCAGATATGGATGAAGGGGAAGAAGATGTGCAGGAAGTGGAGAAAGATATGGATGAAGGGGAAGAAGATGTGCAGGAAGTGGAGAAAGATATGGAGGAAGGGGAAGAATATATGCAGCAATGGCAGAGCGATATGGAGGAAGCAGAGGAAGATCAGGAGGAAGTGGAGaaagatgaggaggaggaacaTAACATTGATTTTAAGTTTGTTATTGATAGTGACAAGGAAGAGGAAGTTAACCATGAG CTTCCCAGTCCGCTACCGAAATATGTGGAAGACATAGAGGGAAGG AAATTAAGATGCAGACGAAGACTTGTTTATCCAGAATCCCTAAAGGCAATGGTGAGGCAGAAGTTTACTAGCTACTGGAACCAAAAAATTACAACACAAATG ATAAACACaactttaatgaataatgaAGACTTGCTGCTATCGTGCAAAGTGTTACGAATGACCATTGACAACTTGAGGGGCTTAATCAAGCTACTACAACG acaaGACTCAGTGACCATAATCGACAATGAACGTCCAGGTGTCAGTAAAGCTCTTATTTTTTAA